A segment of the Chloroflexota bacterium genome:
CAGCTACCAGACGCTTACCCTCACCTTCCGTGTCGGAGAATACGGCATTAAAGAAATGGGCGGCATCATCCTCCGCCTGGGCAAAATTATCCCTGTAGGTGGTAAGCCGCAGTTCTATGATTGTTTCTATCAGGATATGTGGGAGCAGACCCTCCAGATAAGCAAGCCTTCTCAGCAAGGATATGCGACTGTCAGAGCACCCGATGGGGCTAAGATATCTCTAAGTAAGCCTTCAGCCCCACCTTACAATAACTTTTTGCTCAACACCTTCGCCATAGATGCTGCCAGGCACAGGAAAGACCCTTCTGCCCCGATATACTACCCTCTCAATGTGGCGCGACGCCACGAGATACATCTGAAGTTGGTGAAGGGGTCTCTAAAATCAGGAGACCGAATAGAGCTGGTGCTGGGCGATACTTCCAATGGTGGCTCGGGTTGGAAAATGCCGGATGGCGAGGCGGATGTGGACTTTGTCTTCTACGTTGACCAAGACGGAGACGGCTTCTATCGTATGGTTTCTTCCTATGCCACACTCGAGGTTGGTGGACGACAGATGGCCTCACTGGAGGTTCTGGCTCCCAGCACTCCTTCGCTGCAAAATGACTTTCCCATCGTGGTCAAAGCCCTAGACAAAGATGGTTTCCTCTCCATGTTATACGGTGGCACCATAACTTTCTCGCCCCAACAAGGACTGGAATTTGCCACAGAGAGCTACACCTTTTCCCCATCAGACCGAGGAGTAGCCAAAATACAGGCTCGGGTCACATCTCCAGACACTTACCGCATCAAAGTCCGAGACGACGCCACTGGCCAAATATACGCCAGCAACCCGATATTAGTAGACCCGGCTGCAGAAAAACATATCTATTGGGGTGACCTACATCAGCATACCACCCTGGGAAAAGATGCCAACCGCACCCCACAATATGTCTATGAACGAAACCGCCGAATAGACCGCTTTGATTTCGCCTCAATAAGTATCCACGACCTCTTCGACTACTGGGGGCTTTCCCCCAGCCCAGAGGAGTGGCAACACTTATTAGACTTAAATGAGAAATACAACGTACCGGGAGAGTTCGTCACTTTTGATGGCTTCGAGTGGACTGACTATTATCAAGGCCACCGCAATATTTACTACGCCGAGGGAGAAGACCCCATTTTGGTTTCTCGCCGAGATGCCGCTACCCCTGAGAACCTGCGGCAAGCACTAGAAAGCCGGCGTTACCTAGTTATACCTCACCACACTGCCTGGCGCCTTCTCTATGCCAGCGTCCCTTACAACTGGGGCCCCGCTGACTGGGAACAGCTACGGCTGGTAGAGATATTCTCCAAACACGGGAGCAGCGATTACTTCGACAGTCCTTATCCTATCCACCACGATATCACTCCATTATTCACCTACCTATATGGGGAAAGGAGTCACAGAGCTTACGAGGGCACCGGCTCATATGTCAGGGAGGCTCTGGCTAAGGGATACCGGCTTGGCTTCACTGCCGGCGGTGACAACCACTGGGCAAGGGGAGGTAAGTCCTTCGGCACGCGCATCACCAAAGATTACCAGCCCGGCCTGCAGGCTATTTTTGCCACCAACCTCACCCGAGAAAG
Coding sequences within it:
- a CDS encoding DUF3604 domain-containing protein; this translates as MSGPIFYYLVVLGIALLLSSGLVLYLRWQENRWWVLALGIGAALVLYILAGGSLRVAQSFYWVNKNPDVYAEGRIVDGIVDGETRINPEVVERSSYQTLTLTFRVGEYGIKEMGGIILRLGKIIPVGGKPQFYDCFYQDMWEQTLQISKPSQQGYATVRAPDGAKISLSKPSAPPYNNFLLNTFAIDAARHRKDPSAPIYYPLNVARRHEIHLKLVKGSLKSGDRIELVLGDTSNGGSGWKMPDGEADVDFVFYVDQDGDGFYRMVSSYATLEVGGRQMASLEVLAPSTPSLQNDFPIVVKALDKDGFLSMLYGGTITFSPQQGLEFATESYTFSPSDRGVAKIQARVTSPDTYRIKVRDDATGQIYASNPILVDPAAEKHIYWGDLHQHTTLGKDANRTPQYVYERNRRIDRFDFASISIHDLFDYWGLSPSPEEWQHLLDLNEKYNVPGEFVTFDGFEWTDYYQGHRNIYYAEGEDPILVSRRDAATPENLRQALESRRYLVIPHHTAWRLLYASVPYNWGPADWEQLRLVEIFSKHGSSDYFDSPYPIHHDITPLFTYLYGERSHRAYEGTGSYVREALAKGYRLGFTAGGDNHWARGGKSFGTRITKDYQPGLQAIFATNLTRESLFDAMWQRHTYATTGSRIVVDFQVNGYPMGSEIFSDDTTVTIYCSVKATAPLKCVEMWKYSSSKGYELFSLDGKGQSDLETEFKDEAFDESSFYFARIVQTDGHLAWASPVWVDK